A window of the Comamonas sp. Y33R10-2 genome harbors these coding sequences:
- a CDS encoding MetQ/NlpA family ABC transporter substrate-binding protein yields the protein MSERFSFAASRRSVLATAALAFAVTLGAPAMAQDAAKKNLLIGATAGSNYDLLQKGILPQLQKKGYQIKLIEFNDYVQPNLALSDGSLDANFFQHRAYFDQFTADRKLALSAIAQGPVAPMGVYSKKHKSLADVKSGAKVALPNDPSNLARALLVLQQAGLVKVKEGVNPARISELDLAANPHKLKFVALDAAQLPRVLEDTDFVVVNGNFAISSGLKLTEAVVLEKTPDLYLNVVAVKTGNENSQWAKDLAAAYRSPEFKAVVDTQFPGYSKPAFLK from the coding sequence ATGTCCGAACGTTTTTCTTTTGCCGCTAGCCGCCGCTCTGTTTTGGCCACTGCGGCTTTGGCTTTTGCCGTCACTCTGGGCGCTCCTGCGATGGCGCAAGATGCGGCCAAGAAGAACCTGCTGATCGGCGCGACTGCAGGCTCCAACTATGACCTGCTGCAAAAAGGCATCCTGCCCCAGTTGCAGAAAAAGGGCTACCAAATCAAGCTGATCGAGTTCAACGACTACGTGCAGCCCAACCTGGCCCTGTCGGATGGCTCGCTGGATGCAAACTTCTTCCAGCACCGCGCTTACTTTGACCAGTTCACCGCCGACCGCAAGCTGGCACTGAGCGCGATTGCGCAAGGCCCGGTCGCGCCCATGGGTGTGTACAGCAAAAAGCACAAGTCGCTGGCTGACGTCAAGAGCGGCGCCAAGGTGGCTTTGCCTAACGACCCCAGCAATCTGGCCCGCGCACTGCTGGTGCTGCAGCAAGCGGGTTTGGTGAAGGTCAAGGAAGGTGTGAACCCAGCGCGTATTTCTGAGCTGGACTTGGCTGCCAACCCGCACAAGCTGAAGTTTGTGGCGCTGGATGCGGCGCAACTGCCCCGCGTACTGGAAGACACCGACTTTGTGGTGGTGAATGGCAATTTCGCCATCTCATCTGGCCTGAAGCTGACAGAAGCCGTAGTCTTGGAAAAAACGCCTGATTTGTACCTGAACGTGGTGGCCGTGAAGACCGGCAACGAAAACAGCCAGTGGGCTAAGGACTTGGCTGCGGCTTACCGCTCGCCAGAGTTCAAGGCCGTGGTGGACACCCAGTTCCCCGGCTACTCTAAGCCTGCTTTTCTGAAGTAA
- a CDS encoding cation-translocating P-type ATPase, producing the protein MKPQSLPTHHHDEHDHGHNHEHAASKSIASTQDSACGTGCCAPFSISEPGKSHVHDGHDGHDGHDGHDGHDGHDHGDQHDGHDHGVLPGWPRIYAALAAALAAEACHWFGGGNDSSSALQYLGMGLAVAAIALAGLGVYKAGIKDLLRLKLGIHALMAVAVTGAFIIGQWPEAAMVMALYAAAERIEDQTMDKARAAIRSLLQLAPETADVLQAGGGVQRMAAKDVPLGAVLRVAPGARLPLDGEVSAGESSVNQAPITGESALAHKGPGDSVYAGSINQDGELQVRVTAPASDSLIARIVHAVEQAQSSKAPTQRFVDRFAEIYTPIVLVLAIALGFLAPWLLDWTWQQAAYQALALLVIACPCALVLSTPVTVVSALTAAAKRGILIKGGSALESARKLKAIALDKTGTLTTGSPKLVHWQTWGLNADEPIAEHAYALASRSDHPVSRAISQGLAQGLEAQISKRFSQAQQLQALPGRGVQAQIDGQTWTLANLRWVGEQGWNSPELQAALEKHEQQGRTVTLLANTQGVQALFAVADPLRAQAKEAVQQLKALGVTPIVLSGDNSATVRTMAAEAGIDDARGNMLPEDKLKTLSELQRSIGPTAMTGDGINDAPALAQADIGFAMGGMHATDMAMETADVVLMNDDLRRIPEVVDLSQRAHNVLWQNIGLALGIKLAFFILAISGNASMWLAVLADMGVSLLVVANGLRLRHWKKGVA; encoded by the coding sequence ATGAAGCCTCAAAGCCTGCCCACCCACCACCATGACGAGCATGACCACGGTCACAATCATGAACATGCCGCTTCCAAATCAATAGCATCCACTCAAGACTCAGCCTGCGGCACCGGCTGCTGCGCCCCGTTTTCGATCAGCGAGCCGGGCAAAAGTCATGTGCACGATGGCCACGATGGCCACGATGGCCACGATGGCCACGATGGCCACGATGGCCACGATCACGGTGATCAGCATGACGGTCATGATCACGGCGTACTGCCCGGCTGGCCACGCATTTACGCGGCACTAGCAGCGGCCTTGGCGGCAGAAGCCTGTCACTGGTTTGGCGGCGGCAATGACAGCTCCAGCGCGCTGCAATATCTGGGCATGGGCTTGGCGGTGGCCGCCATCGCACTGGCAGGTCTGGGCGTGTACAAGGCCGGCATCAAAGATCTGCTGCGCCTCAAACTCGGCATTCATGCCCTGATGGCCGTGGCAGTGACTGGCGCTTTCATCATTGGCCAGTGGCCCGAAGCGGCCATGGTCATGGCTTTGTACGCCGCCGCCGAGCGCATTGAAGACCAAACCATGGACAAGGCCAGAGCCGCTATTCGCAGCCTGTTGCAGCTGGCGCCCGAGACCGCCGACGTGCTGCAAGCCGGCGGCGGCGTGCAGCGCATGGCTGCCAAAGATGTGCCGCTGGGCGCAGTGCTGCGTGTGGCGCCCGGCGCACGCCTGCCCTTAGATGGTGAAGTCAGCGCCGGTGAAAGCTCGGTCAATCAAGCCCCTATTACCGGCGAGAGCGCTTTGGCCCACAAAGGCCCGGGCGACAGCGTGTACGCAGGCTCCATCAACCAAGATGGAGAGCTGCAAGTGCGCGTGACCGCCCCGGCTTCTGACAGCCTGATTGCCCGCATTGTTCATGCCGTAGAGCAGGCCCAGTCGAGTAAGGCCCCCACCCAGCGCTTTGTGGATAGGTTTGCCGAAATCTACACCCCCATCGTGCTGGTGCTGGCCATTGCACTGGGCTTTCTCGCCCCTTGGCTGCTGGACTGGACTTGGCAGCAAGCCGCCTACCAAGCGCTGGCCCTGCTAGTCATCGCCTGCCCTTGCGCGCTGGTGCTGTCAACGCCCGTCACCGTGGTCAGCGCCCTCACCGCTGCGGCCAAGCGCGGCATTTTGATCAAGGGCGGCAGCGCGCTAGAGTCCGCCCGCAAGCTCAAGGCCATTGCACTGGACAAGACCGGCACGCTCACGACGGGCTCGCCCAAGTTAGTTCATTGGCAGACGTGGGGCTTGAATGCGGACGAGCCCATCGCCGAGCACGCCTATGCGCTGGCATCGCGCTCAGACCATCCTGTCTCCCGTGCTATCTCTCAAGGTTTAGCTCAGGGTTTAGAAGCACAAATAAGCAAACGCTTTTCACAAGCCCAGCAACTCCAAGCCCTACCCGGGCGCGGCGTGCAAGCCCAGATAGACGGTCAAACCTGGACGCTGGCCAATCTGCGCTGGGTAGGCGAGCAAGGCTGGAACAGCCCCGAGCTGCAAGCCGCACTAGAAAAACACGAGCAGCAAGGCCGTACCGTCACCCTGCTGGCCAATACACAAGGCGTGCAAGCCCTGTTTGCCGTGGCCGACCCGCTGCGCGCTCAAGCCAAAGAGGCGGTACAGCAATTGAAGGCGCTGGGCGTAACGCCCATTGTGCTGAGCGGCGACAACAGCGCCACCGTGCGCACCATGGCCGCCGAAGCCGGCATTGACGATGCACGCGGCAATATGCTGCCCGAGGACAAACTCAAAACTCTCAGCGAGTTGCAGCGCAGCATAGGCCCAACAGCCATGACGGGAGACGGCATCAACGACGCCCCGGCTCTCGCTCAAGCCGATATCGGCTTTGCCATGGGCGGCATGCACGCCACGGACATGGCCATGGAAACGGCAGATGTGGTGCTGATGAATGACGACCTGCGCCGCATCCCGGAGGTGGTCGATCTTTCGCAACGCGCGCACAACGTGCTGTGGCAGAACATCGGCTTGGCCTTGGGTATCAAGCTGGCCTTTTTTATTCTGGCCATCAGCGGCAACGCCAGCATGTGGCTGGCCGTGCTGGCCGACATGGGCGTGAGCCTGCTGGTCGTGGCCAATGGCTTGCGACTGCGCCACTGGAAGAAAGGCGTGGCTTAA
- a CDS encoding leucine-rich repeat domain-containing protein: protein MLTLKQFHSQLADGTLASARHIQLSDSLTEFPQALYALADSLEVLDLSGNQLTQLPGDLTRFKKLRILFASGNPFTELPAVLGQMPALEMVGFKACRIEHVPANSLPPRLRWLILTDNRLQTLPDTLGQCPRLQKLMLSCNQLRSLPSSLAQCQKLELLRIASNQFEQLPEVIFELPALAWLAMAGNPMTQKSELQVLESPALELIFYQNLQIHELLGQGASGHIYRASHGNQSLALKLFKAAHTSDGTPQSELAAGLAIGQHPQLLTPLAQVLGAPDGQLATALPLLDASMQPLAGPPSFDSCTRDVYGAEQKFSPFAAQRLLQAMQSALTQLHVRGVLHGDFYAHNILWNAATGDAMLSDFGAAAMTEALPKAQVAQLQQIELRALRHLHQEIQTRTV, encoded by the coding sequence ATGTTGACGCTCAAGCAATTTCACTCCCAACTCGCTGACGGCACACTGGCCAGCGCCCGCCATATCCAGCTCAGCGATTCGCTGACGGAGTTTCCGCAAGCCCTGTATGCGCTGGCCGATTCACTGGAAGTTTTGGATCTATCGGGCAACCAGCTCACCCAGCTGCCGGGCGACCTTACGCGCTTTAAAAAGCTGCGCATTTTGTTTGCCTCGGGCAACCCATTTACCGAGCTGCCAGCGGTGCTGGGCCAAATGCCTGCGCTGGAGATGGTTGGCTTTAAAGCCTGCCGCATCGAGCATGTGCCAGCTAATAGCCTGCCGCCACGCCTGCGCTGGCTGATCTTGACGGACAACCGCCTGCAAACCCTGCCGGACACCCTAGGCCAGTGCCCGCGCTTGCAAAAGCTGATGCTGTCTTGCAACCAGCTGCGCAGCCTGCCCAGCAGTCTGGCGCAATGCCAAAAACTTGAGCTGCTGCGCATTGCCAGCAACCAGTTTGAACAACTGCCCGAGGTGATTTTTGAGCTACCCGCACTGGCATGGCTTGCCATGGCGGGCAACCCAATGACTCAAAAAAGTGAGCTACAAGTGCTTGAATCACCAGCACTTGAGCTTATTTTTTATCAAAATCTGCAAATTCATGAGCTGCTGGGCCAAGGCGCCAGCGGCCATATTTACCGCGCAAGCCACGGCAATCAGTCACTGGCGCTCAAACTGTTCAAAGCCGCTCACACCAGTGATGGCACGCCGCAGTCCGAACTGGCAGCAGGTCTTGCGATTGGCCAGCATCCGCAACTACTCACACCGCTCGCCCAAGTGCTTGGCGCACCCGACGGGCAACTGGCCACCGCCCTGCCCTTGCTAGACGCATCAATGCAGCCACTGGCGGGGCCACCCAGTTTTGACAGCTGCACCCGCGATGTTTATGGGGCTGAGCAGAAATTTTCACCTTTCGCTGCGCAGCGCCTGCTGCAAGCCATGCAAAGCGCCCTCACCCAACTGCACGTGCGCGGCGTGCTGCATGGCGATTTTTATGCCCACAACATTCTGTGGAACGCAGCGACGGGCGACGCCATGCTCAGCGACTTTGGGGCCGCCGCCATGACCGAGGCTCTGCCCAAAGCACAAGTGGCGCAGCTGCAGCAGATTGAACTGCGAGCATTGCGCCACTTGCATCAAGAGATTCAGACCCGGACAGTCTGA
- a CDS encoding porin, with amino-acid sequence MKNVFIAMAAALACSGAAYAQSNVQLTGLVDMYAGSLKAPGGERTASLGSGGMTTSWWGIKGTEDLGGGLKADFNLTAFFRPDTGTPGRYDLAFGETFFSRDANVGLSGSFGRVGLGRGLAPNFLPTVFSNPFGDSFVISPLVLHANMGVSSANWYNTTTPADTGWSNQIVYSTPDMGGLKANLHYQFGEQTAAGQRGKKNVGLNVMYGNGPLNLVAFYERAQVNNPAGSSVIPTTSNWMVGGNYDFSVVKLYATYGQSKSKADVMAAGWTPGKNKTYSLGLDVPVNAAGTFKAAAAQTKAEPANGSIGGKRTTFTLGYNHFMSKRTDVYGAVMYDRVKFTQSMSGTSVAVGIRHRF; translated from the coding sequence ATGAAAAATGTTTTTATCGCCATGGCGGCTGCCTTGGCCTGCTCCGGCGCTGCATACGCTCAAAGCAATGTGCAATTGACGGGTCTGGTCGATATGTACGCAGGCTCCCTCAAAGCCCCTGGTGGCGAGCGCACCGCCTCTCTCGGCTCAGGTGGTATGACCACTTCTTGGTGGGGCATCAAGGGCACTGAAGATTTGGGCGGAGGCTTGAAGGCTGACTTCAACCTCACCGCCTTCTTCCGCCCAGACACTGGCACCCCCGGCCGCTATGACTTGGCTTTTGGCGAGACATTCTTCTCTCGTGATGCCAACGTGGGCCTGAGCGGCAGCTTTGGTCGCGTGGGTCTGGGTCGCGGTTTGGCTCCAAACTTCTTGCCCACCGTGTTCAGCAACCCATTTGGCGACTCTTTCGTGATCTCGCCACTGGTGCTGCATGCCAACATGGGCGTGAGCTCTGCCAACTGGTACAACACAACAACTCCTGCAGACACTGGCTGGAGCAATCAGATTGTTTACTCCACTCCCGACATGGGCGGCCTGAAGGCCAATCTGCATTACCAGTTTGGTGAGCAGACCGCAGCCGGTCAGCGCGGCAAAAAGAATGTCGGCCTGAACGTGATGTATGGCAACGGCCCTCTGAACTTGGTCGCTTTTTATGAGCGTGCTCAGGTCAACAACCCCGCAGGCTCGTCTGTCATCCCCACAACCAGCAACTGGATGGTTGGCGGTAACTACGACTTCAGCGTTGTAAAGCTCTACGCCACCTACGGCCAATCCAAGTCCAAAGCTGACGTGATGGCTGCAGGCTGGACACCGGGCAAGAACAAGACCTACTCTCTGGGTCTGGATGTGCCAGTCAATGCTGCTGGCACTTTCAAGGCTGCTGCCGCCCAAACCAAGGCTGAGCCTGCTAACGGCTCTATCGGCGGCAAGCGCACAACCTTCACTCTGGGCTACAACCACTTCATGTCCAAGCGCACTGACGTTTACGGCGCTGTGATGTATGACCGCGTCAAGTTCACACAATCCATGTCCGGCACCAGCGTGGCTGTGGGTATCCGTCACCGCTTCTAA
- a CDS encoding copper-binding protein: protein MKKLLPIIGLSAALTCPAFAQNHSDHSTHSATQSSAQQVMTAGEITRIDTRSGQLTIRHEEIKNLDMPAMTMVFVLTDSAKPADFKKGDKVLFHAEEKEGVLLITHIQLAV from the coding sequence ATGAAAAAACTTCTGCCCATCATCGGCCTGAGCGCTGCCCTGACTTGCCCGGCGTTTGCCCAGAACCATTCTGATCATTCCACTCACAGCGCCACGCAAAGCAGCGCACAACAAGTCATGACTGCCGGTGAAATCACCCGCATCGACACCCGCAGCGGCCAACTCACCATCCGTCATGAAGAGATCAAAAACCTGGACATGCCCGCCATGACTATGGTGTTTGTGTTGACCGACTCAGCCAAGCCAGCCGATTTCAAAAAGGGTGACAAGGTGCTGTTCCACGCCGAGGAAAAAGAGGGAGTCTTGCTCATCACGCACATTCAGCTAGCGGTTTAA
- a CDS encoding MerR family transcriptional regulator, which translates to MINSCDIPRWRIGEAAKRSGIAAANIRYYEKELLLSPGVREDNQYRLYTDGDVHRLRFIRLCRAMDMSLGEVRTLLALDGARKDDCVAARETLNTHLSHVRERLAELQALERELERLRGQCDGSDSYCHIIVALHAQADEPLPTGLQGGSGVKRHV; encoded by the coding sequence ATGATCAATTCTTGCGACATTCCGCGCTGGCGTATTGGTGAGGCGGCCAAGCGCTCGGGCATAGCGGCGGCCAATATTCGTTATTACGAAAAAGAGCTGTTGCTGTCGCCCGGAGTGCGTGAAGACAACCAGTACCGCCTATATACCGATGGCGATGTGCACCGCCTGCGCTTCATCCGCCTGTGCCGGGCAATGGATATGTCGCTGGGTGAAGTGCGTACTCTGCTGGCGCTGGATGGTGCGCGCAAGGACGATTGCGTCGCGGCGCGGGAGACGCTCAATACCCATCTCAGCCATGTGCGTGAGCGACTGGCTGAGTTGCAAGCGCTGGAGCGCGAGCTAGAACGCCTGCGCGGCCAGTGCGATGGCTCGGACAGCTATTGCCACATCATCGTGGCCTTGCACGCTCAGGCCGATGAGCCTTTGCCGACGGGGTTGCAGGGTGGCAGTGGGGTTAAGCGTCATGTCTGA
- a CDS encoding ABC transporter permease: protein MSWSETTIKLPGRLGAALGAALAAQALAWWRSIYLTAILLVLIASPSSYQKRGRAMLAQQIYAQTAPVLLGFTALAALLCAVIARIVIVTAQSYGLSRYAQDLVVRVMVIELIPLTAALFVAMRCTIPAGVQVVQMRTQGLLGQWAARGIDPIRAALVPRAAAGVFAAITLAALSCIVALVTVYLSVYGFSVAGFATYTRIFGQIFTPSLTLVFVLKTWFFSLTVAVMPLASAMYTPIALHQRGGSELGGFARMFAVLLLIEVISLMGNYY, encoded by the coding sequence ATGAGCTGGAGTGAAACCACCATCAAGCTACCCGGGCGCCTAGGCGCCGCTTTGGGTGCGGCTTTAGCCGCGCAAGCCTTGGCTTGGTGGCGCAGCATTTATTTGACGGCTATTTTGCTGGTGCTGATCGCGTCGCCATCTAGCTATCAAAAGCGTGGCCGCGCCATGCTGGCCCAGCAAATCTATGCGCAGACGGCGCCGGTGCTCTTGGGCTTTACCGCGCTGGCCGCCTTGCTGTGCGCGGTGATTGCGCGCATTGTCATCGTCACCGCCCAAAGTTACGGCCTGTCTCGCTATGCGCAGGATTTGGTGGTGCGCGTGATGGTCATTGAGCTGATCCCGCTGACGGCGGCGCTGTTTGTGGCCATGCGCTGCACCATCCCTGCAGGCGTGCAAGTGGTGCAGATGCGCACGCAAGGTTTGCTGGGGCAGTGGGCGGCGCGCGGCATAGACCCCATTCGCGCCGCTTTGGTGCCGCGTGCGGCGGCAGGCGTATTTGCGGCCATTACGCTGGCTGCTCTGAGCTGCATCGTGGCGCTGGTCACGGTTTATCTGAGTGTTTATGGTTTTAGTGTGGCCGGGTTTGCGACCTACACCCGTATTTTTGGACAGATTTTTACGCCGTCTTTGACTCTGGTTTTTGTGCTCAAGACCTGGTTTTTTAGCCTGACGGTGGCTGTGATGCCATTGGCATCTGCCATGTACACGCCGATTGCGCTGCACCAGCGAGGTGGCTCAGAGCTTGGTGGCTTTGCGCGCATGTTTGCCGTGCTGCTTTTGATCGAGGTCATCTCTCTTATGGGTAACTATTACTAA
- a CDS encoding DUF411 domain-containing protein, translating to MQHTHTAATAATTTTAATATRRHALRLLAAAAAAAASISALPVSSALAASPIKTAMEVWKDPNCGCCKDWIAIIEKAGFDIKVHDVGNAAVRAKLGLPQNLGSCHTALVGGYVVEGHVPAADVHKLLKEKPKALGITVPGMPVGSPGMDGPDYGGRKDPFDVLLVTKNFMGNGVTTRVFTSYRS from the coding sequence ATGCAACACACCCATACAGCCGCCACTGCTGCAACAACCACCACGGCCGCCACGGCTACCCGTCGCCACGCACTACGCCTACTTGCCGCCGCCGCCGCCGCCGCCGCCAGCATCAGCGCCTTGCCCGTGAGTTCAGCGCTTGCCGCTTCGCCCATCAAAACAGCGATGGAAGTCTGGAAAGACCCGAACTGCGGCTGCTGCAAGGACTGGATCGCCATCATAGAAAAAGCGGGCTTCGACATCAAAGTGCACGACGTAGGCAACGCCGCCGTGCGCGCCAAGCTGGGCCTGCCGCAAAACCTGGGCTCTTGCCACACCGCACTGGTGGGCGGCTATGTCGTCGAAGGCCATGTGCCCGCCGCCGATGTGCATAAGCTGCTCAAAGAGAAGCCCAAGGCGCTAGGCATCACCGTGCCCGGCATGCCTGTTGGCAGCCCCGGCATGGATGGCCCCGACTACGGCGGCCGCAAAGACCCGTTTGATGTATTGCTGGTCACCAAAAACTTCATGGGCAACGGCGTCACCACCCGCGTCTTCACCAGCTACCGCAGCTAA
- a CDS encoding MlaD family protein: MSETRMVEEQPIDEELHNLKPVAYLRVKAAALLVLTLALVLSSVGYLLYARGVFESTQRLVLTADDSEGVVVGMDMTFSGFPIGRVRKIELAADGTVRILIDVPEKDAHWLRQSSVFTLVKGIVGGTTIKAYSGMLSDEVLPPDSVRPVLSGDATAELPQIINSAKEVLANVAAMTATDSALGGSLAEVRKLAERMQGQGGVLGAVLGSDEEAKKVTQLLERANSVLGRMDRMVARADSQVFDTNGVMPQVKSTVEQLNGLLADTRKSMSKVDAVLADMQVVGSNAREASTDLGALRAEVENNLLRLESVLNDLQRKWPFANKPELKLP; this comes from the coding sequence ATGAGCGAAACCCGCATGGTCGAGGAGCAGCCGATCGATGAAGAACTGCACAACCTCAAACCCGTAGCGTACTTGCGCGTCAAAGCGGCGGCCCTGCTGGTGCTGACTTTGGCGCTGGTTTTGAGCTCAGTGGGCTATCTGCTGTACGCCCGCGGCGTGTTTGAGAGCACACAGCGGCTGGTGTTGACGGCGGATGACTCTGAGGGCGTGGTCGTGGGCATGGATATGACGTTCTCGGGCTTTCCCATCGGGCGTGTGCGCAAGATTGAGCTGGCCGCGGATGGAACGGTGCGCATTTTGATTGATGTGCCTGAAAAAGACGCCCACTGGCTGCGCCAGTCCAGCGTGTTTACGCTGGTCAAAGGCATTGTGGGCGGCACCACCATCAAGGCTTATAGCGGCATGCTCAGTGATGAAGTGCTGCCGCCTGATTCGGTACGCCCTGTGCTCAGCGGCGATGCCACGGCGGAGCTGCCGCAGATCATTAACTCCGCCAAAGAAGTGCTGGCCAATGTGGCCGCGATGACGGCCACGGACTCTGCCTTGGGCGGCTCTTTGGCCGAGGTACGTAAGTTGGCTGAGCGCATGCAAGGCCAAGGCGGTGTTTTGGGCGCAGTGCTGGGCAGCGACGAAGAAGCCAAAAAAGTCACCCAACTGCTAGAGCGCGCTAACTCCGTGCTGGGCCGGATGGATCGCATGGTGGCGCGTGCCGACAGTCAAGTCTTTGATACCAACGGCGTAATGCCGCAGGTCAAATCCACGGTAGAGCAACTCAACGGCTTGCTGGCCGATACGCGCAAAAGCATGAGTAAGGTGGATGCGGTACTAGCGGATATGCAGGTCGTGGGCAGCAATGCCCGCGAGGCATCGACCGATCTAGGTGCTTTGCGCGCTGAGGTAGAGAACAATTTGCTGCGGCTGGAGTCTGTGCTCAATGATTTGCAACGCAAATGGCCGTTTGCCAATAAGCCGGAGCTGAAGCTGCCATGA
- a CDS encoding multicopper oxidase family protein, with protein MQRRSFFTSAAAAVAASSVSRVAMAALPEPVMQSSADTAAPLTPPNGRPYQPIVTLNGWSTPWRMNAGIKEFHLVAEPVVREVAPGFFVNMWGYNGQSPGPTIEVVQGDKVRIFVTNRLPENTTVHWHGQRLPNGMDGVGGLNQPHIPPGKTFVYEFEARRPGTFMYHPHSDEMVQMAMGMMGLWITHPKGSHPLIDTVQRDYALLLSAYAVEPGTMTPRINEMTDFNIWTFNSRAFPAITPMVAKQGDRVRIRVGNLTMTNHPIHIHGHEFEVTGTDGGPVPKTARWPEVTTDVAVGQMRQLEFIADEPGDWAFHCHKSHHTMGAMGHDVPTMIGVDHKGLVSKIQKIVPDYMLMGERGMGDMGSMQMPLPDNTFPMMTGKGPYGAIEMGGMFTSLKVRQGLGANDYRDPGWYTQPKGTQAYEWKGAPLDANAPRKDLPGTAPGAATAHKPGSKSAHDHH; from the coding sequence ATGCAACGCCGATCTTTCTTCACCAGCGCAGCCGCTGCAGTCGCCGCATCGTCCGTCAGCCGCGTCGCCATGGCTGCTTTGCCCGAGCCCGTCATGCAAAGCAGTGCCGATACCGCTGCGCCTTTGACGCCGCCCAACGGTCGCCCCTACCAGCCCATCGTCACGCTCAACGGCTGGAGCACGCCTTGGCGCATGAACGCGGGCATCAAAGAATTTCATTTGGTCGCCGAGCCCGTGGTGCGCGAAGTCGCGCCCGGATTTTTCGTCAACATGTGGGGCTACAACGGCCAGTCTCCCGGCCCGACCATCGAGGTGGTGCAAGGCGACAAGGTGCGTATCTTCGTGACCAACCGCTTGCCGGAAAACACCACCGTGCACTGGCATGGCCAGCGCCTGCCCAATGGCATGGATGGCGTGGGCGGGCTCAACCAGCCGCATATCCCGCCCGGCAAAACCTTTGTCTATGAGTTCGAAGCGCGCCGCCCCGGCACCTTTATGTACCACCCACATTCGGACGAAATGGTGCAAATGGCCATGGGCATGATGGGTTTGTGGATCACCCACCCCAAGGGCTCGCACCCACTGATCGACACCGTGCAGCGCGACTACGCCTTGCTGCTGAGCGCCTATGCGGTAGAGCCCGGCACCATGACGCCGCGCATCAACGAGATGACGGACTTCAACATCTGGACCTTCAACAGCCGCGCCTTTCCGGCCATCACGCCGATGGTGGCAAAGCAAGGTGACAGGGTGCGCATACGCGTTGGCAATTTGACGATGACCAACCACCCCATCCACATTCACGGCCACGAGTTTGAAGTGACCGGCACCGATGGCGGCCCCGTGCCCAAAACTGCACGCTGGCCTGAGGTGACCACCGATGTGGCTGTTGGGCAAATGCGGCAGCTTGAGTTTATTGCCGACGAGCCCGGCGACTGGGCTTTTCATTGCCACAAAAGCCACCACACCATGGGCGCCATGGGGCACGATGTGCCCACCATGATTGGCGTGGATCACAAAGGTCTGGTGAGCAAGATCCAGAAAATCGTGCCTGACTACATGCTGATGGGCGAGCGCGGCATGGGCGATATGGGCAGCATGCAAATGCCGCTACCCGACAACACCTTCCCCATGATGACGGGCAAGGGGCCGTACGGCGCCATTGAGATGGGCGGCATGTTCACCAGCTTGAAGGTGCGCCAAGGTCTGGGCGCAAATGACTACCGTGACCCCGGCTGGTACACCCAGCCCAAGGGCACGCAAGCCTATGAATGGAAGGGTGCGCCGCTAGATGCCAACGCCCCGCGCAAAGACTTGCCCGGCACCGCACCCGGTGCAGCCACCGCGCACAAGCCCGGCTCAAAGTCAGCCCATGATCACCACTGA